A genomic segment from Actinomycetota bacterium encodes:
- a CDS encoding DUF4870 domain-containing protein, whose amino-acid sequence MNRTCPACSARLDQQAPTCPQCGANLAAIGTTGAVDQAVRNTAVVAHLSTFAGLVLPFGSVIGPLAVWLTRRNEDPFIDDAGREALNFGISIAIYGLVMLVAALMLIGIPFLIVGLVAWVVLASLAAAKASQGQGYRYPLTMRFVR is encoded by the coding sequence ATGAACAGGACCTGCCCGGCCTGCTCGGCCAGGCTGGACCAACAAGCACCAACCTGCCCTCAATGCGGCGCCAACCTCGCCGCGATCGGGACGACCGGTGCGGTGGACCAGGCGGTCCGCAACACCGCCGTGGTCGCCCACCTGTCGACCTTCGCGGGGCTGGTCCTGCCCTTCGGCTCGGTCATCGGACCGTTGGCCGTCTGGCTGACCCGACGCAACGAGGACCCGTTCATCGACGACGCCGGACGGGAGGCGCTGAACTTCGGTATCTCGATCGCAATCTATGGCCTGGTGATGCTGGTCGCGGCCTTGATGCTGATCGGAATTCCCTTCCTCATCGTCGGGCTGGTCGCCTGGGTGGTGCTGGCCTCGCTGGCCGCCGCCAAGGCCAGCCAGGGCCAGGGCTACCGGTACCCACTGACGATGCGGTTCGTCCGCTGA